The following are from one region of the Rhizobacter sp. AJA081-3 genome:
- a CDS encoding alpha/beta fold hydrolase codes for MQISANGISLEVDDRGPASGPPLVMIMGLGMQLVAWPDGLVDQLVAKGFRVIRFDNRDVGLSQRFDHLGVPNIAAGGIKHLLGMSVTSPYRLADLADDTAALIDALGLQSAHVCGASMGGMVAQHLAARHPQRVRSLTLMMTTSGARRLPQPGWKVRMALMSRPENARDPDSVIEHFVHLYGVIGSPGYPPEPATLRERLAMSVKRSYRPAATARQLMAIVADGDRTPMLAQIRQPTQIIHGLADPLVPVEAGRELARHIAGAQIDLIEGMGHDLPQPLWPRFAADIAAAAGRA; via the coding sequence ATGCAGATCAGCGCGAACGGCATCTCGCTGGAAGTCGACGACCGCGGTCCGGCCAGTGGCCCGCCGCTGGTGATGATCATGGGCCTGGGCATGCAGCTCGTCGCATGGCCCGACGGTCTGGTCGACCAGCTCGTCGCGAAGGGCTTTCGCGTCATCCGCTTCGACAACCGCGACGTCGGCCTGTCGCAGCGCTTCGATCACCTGGGTGTGCCCAACATCGCCGCCGGGGGCATCAAGCACCTGCTGGGCATGTCGGTGACGAGCCCCTACCGCCTGGCCGACCTGGCCGATGACACGGCCGCGCTGATCGACGCGCTGGGGCTGCAGAGTGCGCATGTCTGCGGCGCCTCGATGGGCGGAATGGTCGCGCAACACCTGGCTGCCAGGCACCCGCAACGCGTGCGCAGCCTGACGCTGATGATGACCACCAGCGGCGCGCGCCGCCTGCCGCAGCCGGGCTGGAAGGTGCGCATGGCGTTGATGTCGCGGCCGGAGAACGCGCGCGATCCCGACAGCGTCATCGAGCATTTCGTGCACCTGTACGGCGTGATCGGCAGCCCGGGCTACCCGCCCGAACCCGCCACGCTGCGCGAGCGCCTGGCGATGTCTGTCAAGCGCTCCTACAGGCCGGCGGCCACGGCGCGGCAGTTGATGGCCATCGTGGCCGACGGCGACCGCACGCCGATGCTCGCGCAGATCCGCCAGCCCACGCAGATCATCCACGGCCTGGCCGATCCGCTGGTGCCGGTGGAGGCAGGGCGCGAACTGGCACGCCACATCGCCGGCGCGCAGATCGACCTGATCGAGGGCATGGGCCACGACCTGCCGCAGCCGCTGTGGCCGCGCTTCGCGGCCGACATCGCGGCGGCGGCGGGGCGGGCCTGA
- a CDS encoding triacylglycerol lipase, producing MPRTPPDPRHHHFHFEDLRAPNALLLAMEGRAPWEYAALLAATPWLRKLPRGDGHPVLVFPGLGANDFTTGPLRRFLDELGYVTHPWGQGFNFGPRQGVLKRCNDDVRRLFSSHARKVSLIGWSLGGIYAREMAKELPDHVRCVITLGTPFTGHPRATNAWRFFELVSGQSVHDPALIAQIRKEPPVPTTSIWSRSDGIVAWRCSVVAPSPMAENIEVHASHVGMGMNPMALYAVADRLSQPAGHWKPFEPHGARRWFFRTPNEARAA from the coding sequence ATGCCCCGCACGCCGCCCGATCCGCGCCATCACCATTTCCACTTCGAAGACCTGCGCGCACCCAATGCGCTGCTATTGGCCATGGAAGGCCGGGCGCCCTGGGAGTACGCGGCGCTGCTGGCCGCCACGCCCTGGCTGCGCAAGCTGCCGCGCGGCGATGGCCACCCGGTGCTGGTGTTCCCCGGCCTGGGCGCGAACGACTTCACCACCGGGCCGCTGCGCCGCTTCCTCGACGAGCTGGGCTACGTCACCCACCCCTGGGGCCAGGGCTTCAACTTCGGCCCGCGCCAGGGCGTGCTCAAGCGCTGCAACGACGACGTGCGGCGCCTGTTCAGTTCGCATGCGCGCAAGGTCAGCCTGATCGGCTGGAGCCTGGGCGGCATCTATGCCCGCGAGATGGCCAAGGAACTGCCCGACCACGTGCGCTGCGTCATCACGCTGGGCACACCGTTCACCGGCCACCCACGCGCCACCAACGCCTGGCGCTTCTTCGAGCTGGTCAGCGGCCAGTCGGTGCATGACCCGGCGCTGATCGCGCAGATCCGCAAGGAGCCGCCGGTGCCGACCACCTCGATCTGGTCGCGCAGCGACGGCATCGTGGCGTGGCGCTGCAGCGTGGTGGCACCGAGCCCGATGGCCGAGAACATCGAGGTGCATGCCAGCCACGTGGGCATGGGCATGAACCCGATGGCGCTGTACGCCGTCGCCGACCGGCTGTCGCAGCCCGCCGGACACTGGAAGCCCTTCGAGCCTCACGGCGCTCGACGCTGGTTCTTCCGCACGCCGAACGAGGCACGCGCGGCCTGA
- a CDS encoding wax ester/triacylglycerol synthase family O-acyltransferase yields the protein MKQLSGLDASFLYLETAEMPMHVGALHQFELPASYRGNFLDDMRAHMATRIPLAPALRRKLAWMPLNLAAPVWIDAEPDLDEHIVGITLPAGSGLAELEEQVGELHPVLLDRSRPLWKFHVFDGLEPGPNGEKRYALYTQLHHAAVDGQAAVALAQAILDLGPEPREIPTRPARERKGQLAMTEMLRGALSNQLDQLGNLVKALPAAVGALSQVAAQTAGGAVSETAASVWSRIKGNGPMGGKSVSNLGLAPRTRLNATVSDTRAFAAVSLPLAELNAVRRRHHASLNDAVLMICSSALRRHFAKHGPLPRKSLVAAVPISLRSKGDTASNNQASMSVISLGTHIADPARRLAHVMAASASMKATLGSVKSLLPTDFPSMGVPWLMEGLTAIYGRAGVADRIPPVANLVISNVPGPTVPLYMAGAKMLTNYPTSIVVHGVALNITVQTYNESLDVGIIACAQAMPEVDEFAAHVETSFLEFKGLPVAPEPVPARPARKVPAKKAAVKKPAAKQAPAKKAPASKAVVKKTPAKKATAKKPAKPVPKVTPKARASAPTAKRSSR from the coding sequence ATGAAACAGCTGTCCGGCCTGGACGCCAGCTTCCTCTACCTCGAGACCGCCGAGATGCCCATGCACGTGGGCGCCTTGCACCAGTTCGAGCTGCCCGCCAGCTACCGTGGCAACTTCCTCGACGACATGCGGGCCCACATGGCCACGCGAATTCCGCTCGCGCCGGCATTGCGTCGCAAGCTGGCCTGGATGCCGCTGAACCTGGCCGCGCCGGTGTGGATCGACGCCGAGCCGGACCTCGACGAGCACATCGTCGGCATCACGCTGCCAGCGGGCAGCGGCCTGGCCGAGCTGGAAGAGCAGGTCGGCGAGTTGCACCCGGTGCTGCTCGATCGCAGCCGGCCATTGTGGAAGTTCCACGTCTTCGACGGTCTCGAACCCGGGCCGAACGGCGAGAAGCGCTACGCCCTCTACACCCAGCTGCACCACGCCGCCGTCGACGGCCAGGCCGCCGTGGCACTGGCCCAGGCCATCCTAGACCTCGGCCCCGAGCCGCGCGAGATCCCCACGCGTCCGGCGCGCGAGCGCAAGGGCCAGCTCGCGATGACGGAGATGCTGCGCGGCGCGCTGTCCAACCAGCTCGACCAGCTGGGCAACCTCGTCAAGGCGCTGCCCGCCGCGGTGGGCGCGCTCTCGCAAGTGGCTGCGCAGACCGCGGGCGGGGCGGTGAGCGAGACGGCGGCTTCGGTGTGGTCGCGCATCAAGGGCAACGGGCCGATGGGCGGCAAGAGCGTCAGCAACCTGGGTCTCGCGCCACGCACGCGCTTGAACGCCACGGTGTCCGACACGCGCGCCTTCGCCGCCGTGAGCCTGCCGCTGGCCGAGCTGAACGCCGTGCGCCGGCGGCACCATGCCAGCCTGAACGACGCGGTGCTGATGATCTGCAGCAGCGCCTTGCGGCGCCACTTCGCCAAGCACGGGCCGCTGCCGCGCAAGTCGCTGGTGGCGGCGGTGCCGATCTCGCTGCGCTCCAAGGGCGACACGGCATCGAACAACCAGGCTTCGATGAGCGTGATCAGCCTGGGCACGCACATCGCCGATCCGGCCAGGCGCCTGGCGCACGTGATGGCCGCCAGCGCCTCGATGAAGGCCACCCTGGGCAGCGTGAAGAGCCTGCTGCCCACGGACTTCCCATCCATGGGCGTGCCCTGGCTGATGGAGGGCCTGACGGCGATCTACGGCCGTGCCGGCGTGGCCGATCGCATCCCGCCGGTGGCCAACCTCGTCATCTCCAACGTGCCCGGGCCCACCGTGCCGCTGTACATGGCCGGCGCGAAGATGCTGACCAACTACCCGACCTCGATCGTCGTGCACGGCGTGGCGCTGAACATCACCGTGCAGACCTACAACGAGTCGCTCGACGTGGGCATCATCGCCTGCGCGCAAGCCATGCCCGAGGTCGACGAGTTCGCTGCGCACGTCGAGACCTCCTTCCTCGAGTTCAAGGGCCTGCCGGTCGCGCCGGAGCCCGTGCCGGCACGTCCGGCGCGCAAGGTGCCGGCCAAGAAGGCCGCCGTGAAGAAGCCTGCCGCCAAGCAGGCACCGGCGAAGAAAGCCCCGGCCAGCAAGGCCGTGGTCAAGAAGACGCCGGCCAAGAAGGCCACCGCGAAGAAGCCCGCGAAACCTGTCCCGAAGGTGACACCGAAGGCTAGGGCAAGTGCTCCAACCGCGAAGCGATCCAGCCGCTAA
- a CDS encoding DMT family transporter, giving the protein MTHRKAVLLMVAVTLMWSIAGVVSRHFEAARGFEVTFWRSAFNALALVVMLGWLRGPATLVAAIRGGGRTLWLSGLCWAVMYTAFMMALSLTTVANVLVTMALGPLFTALMARFALGHRLAARTWAAIVLAGVGIGWMYAREVSGSDPRHLVGTLVALGVPIAAAINWTLIQHNRGGEKQDMLPAVLIGAVLSAAVMLLPSQPFAATGRDLALLAMLGVVQLAIPCLLAVTIARSLSAPEMSLLGLLEVVFGVLWAWLGANEAPAVSVIGGGLLVLLALAGNELLALRERSA; this is encoded by the coding sequence ATGACGCACCGCAAGGCGGTGCTGCTCATGGTCGCGGTGACGCTGATGTGGAGCATCGCCGGCGTGGTCTCACGCCACTTCGAGGCGGCACGCGGCTTCGAGGTGACCTTCTGGCGCAGCGCCTTCAACGCGCTGGCGCTGGTCGTGATGCTCGGCTGGCTGCGCGGGCCGGCGACGCTGGTGGCGGCCATCCGCGGTGGCGGCCGCACGTTGTGGCTGTCGGGCCTGTGCTGGGCGGTCATGTACACCGCCTTCATGATGGCGCTCTCGCTCACCACGGTGGCCAACGTGCTGGTCACCATGGCGCTGGGCCCGCTGTTCACCGCGCTGATGGCGCGTTTTGCGCTGGGGCACCGGCTCGCCGCACGCACCTGGGCGGCGATCGTGCTGGCCGGCGTCGGCATCGGCTGGATGTACGCCCGCGAGGTCAGCGGCAGCGACCCGCGCCACCTGGTGGGCACGCTGGTCGCGCTGGGCGTGCCGATCGCCGCGGCGATCAACTGGACGCTGATCCAGCACAACCGCGGCGGCGAGAAGCAGGACATGCTGCCCGCCGTGCTGATCGGCGCCGTGCTCTCCGCGGCCGTCATGCTGCTGCCCTCGCAGCCCTTCGCCGCCACCGGGCGCGATCTGGCGCTGCTTGCCATGCTCGGCGTCGTGCAGCTCGCCATCCCGTGCCTGCTGGCCGTGACCATCGCACGCTCGCTGAGCGCGCCGGAGATGTCGCTGCTCGGCTTGCTGGAAGTCGTGTTCGGCGTGCTGTGGGCCTGGCTGGGCGCCAACGAGGCGCCGGCCGTGTCGGTGATCGGCGGGGGCCTGCTCGTGCTCCTCGCGCTGGCGGGCAACGAACTGCTGGCATTGCGCGAGCGCTCGGCCTGA
- the typA gene encoding translational GTPase TypA, with translation MTTRQIRNIAIIAHVDHGKTTLVDQLLRQSGTFRENEKVAERVMDSNDLERERGITILAKNCAVEWKGTHVNIVDTPGHADFGGEVERVLSMVDSVLLLVDAVEGPMPQTRFVTKKALALGLKPIVVVNKVDRPGARPDYVINATFELFDKLHATEAQLDFPVIFASGLNGWATLKQGEVGTDLAPLFDAILEHVPAHEGSADAPLQLQICSLDYSTYVGRIGIGRVNQGTLKPMQNVAVYAGPDSTPFTARVNQVLKFEGLERKQATEAGPGDIVLINGIEGIGIGVTLTDIDNPVPLPMLLVDEPTLTMNFCVNNSPLAGREGKFVTSRQIWDRLQRELQSNVALKVKETDEDGIFEVSGRGELHLTILLETMRREGYELAVSKPRVVFHEVNGERHEPIEMVTADVEDQHQGAVMQALGERRAELVNMEPDGMGRVRLEYRIPARGLIGFQNEFLNLTRGTGLISNIFDGYEAYKGEIEGRKNGVLISQDDGEAVTYSLGKLDDRGRMFVKAGDPLYEGMVIGIHSRDNDLVVNAVRGKQLTNFRVSGKEDAIKITPPIILTLEYAVEFIADDELVEITPKSIRIRKRHLKEHDRKRASREAA, from the coding sequence ATGACCACCCGCCAGATCCGCAACATCGCCATCATCGCGCACGTCGACCATGGCAAGACCACGCTCGTCGACCAGCTGCTGCGCCAGAGCGGCACCTTCCGCGAGAACGAGAAGGTCGCCGAACGCGTGATGGACAGCAACGACCTCGAACGCGAGCGTGGCATCACCATCCTGGCCAAGAACTGCGCCGTCGAGTGGAAGGGCACGCACGTCAACATCGTCGACACCCCGGGCCACGCCGACTTCGGCGGCGAGGTCGAGCGTGTGCTGTCGATGGTCGACTCGGTGCTGCTGCTGGTCGACGCCGTCGAGGGCCCGATGCCGCAGACGCGCTTCGTCACCAAGAAGGCGCTGGCGCTGGGCCTCAAGCCCATCGTCGTGGTCAACAAGGTCGATCGCCCCGGCGCGCGCCCCGACTACGTGATCAACGCCACGTTCGAGCTGTTCGACAAGCTGCACGCCACCGAGGCGCAGCTCGACTTCCCGGTCATCTTCGCCTCCGGCCTGAACGGCTGGGCGACGCTCAAGCAGGGCGAGGTCGGCACCGACCTGGCGCCGCTGTTCGACGCCATCCTCGAGCACGTGCCGGCGCACGAAGGCTCGGCCGACGCGCCGCTGCAGCTGCAGATCTGCTCGCTCGACTACTCCACCTACGTGGGCCGCATCGGCATCGGGCGCGTCAACCAGGGCACGCTCAAGCCCATGCAGAACGTGGCCGTCTACGCTGGCCCGGACAGCACGCCCTTCACCGCGCGCGTCAACCAGGTGCTCAAGTTCGAGGGCCTGGAGCGCAAGCAGGCCACCGAGGCCGGCCCGGGCGACATCGTGCTGATCAACGGCATCGAGGGCATCGGCATCGGCGTGACGCTGACCGACATCGACAACCCGGTGCCGCTGCCCATGCTGCTGGTCGACGAGCCGACGCTGACGATGAACTTCTGCGTCAACAACTCGCCGCTGGCCGGCCGCGAGGGCAAGTTCGTCACCAGCCGGCAGATCTGGGACCGGCTGCAGCGCGAGCTGCAGAGCAACGTGGCGCTGAAGGTCAAGGAGACCGACGAGGACGGCATCTTCGAGGTGTCGGGCCGAGGCGAACTGCACCTGACCATCCTGCTGGAGACGATGCGCCGCGAAGGCTACGAGCTGGCGGTCAGCAAGCCGCGCGTGGTGTTCCATGAGGTGAACGGCGAGCGTCACGAGCCGATCGAGATGGTCACCGCCGACGTGGAAGACCAGCACCAGGGCGCCGTCATGCAGGCGCTGGGCGAGCGCAGGGCCGAGCTCGTCAACATGGAACCCGACGGCATGGGCCGCGTCCGCCTGGAATATCGCATTCCGGCGCGCGGCCTGATCGGCTTCCAGAACGAGTTTCTGAACCTGACGCGCGGCACCGGCCTGATCAGCAACATCTTCGACGGCTACGAGGCCTACAAGGGCGAGATCGAAGGGCGCAAGAACGGCGTGCTGATCAGCCAGGACGACGGCGAGGCGGTGACCTACTCGCTGGGCAAGCTCGACGACCGCGGCCGCATGTTCGTGAAGGCCGGCGACCCGCTGTACGAAGGCATGGTGATCGGCATCCACAGCCGCGACAACGACCTGGTCGTCAACGCGGTGCGCGGCAAGCAGCTGACCAACTTCCGTGTCTCCGGCAAGGAAGACGCGATCAAGATCACGCCGCCGATCATCCTCACGCTCGAATACGCGGTGGAGTTCATCGCAGACGACGAGCTGGTGGAGATCACGCCGAAGTCGATCCGCATCCGCAAGCGCCACCTCAAGGAACACGACCGCAAGCGCGCCTCGCGCGAAGCCGCCTGA
- the truB gene encoding tRNA pseudouridine(55) synthase TruB translates to MNAPRARIQRRAVHGVLLLDKPLGLSSNDALQKAKRLFRAEKAGHTGTLDPLASGLLPLCFGAATKFSQVSLDADKRYVATLQLGETRVGGDLEGEVIERRPVSVTAADLRSACDRFTGAIEQVPPMHSALKHEGKALYEYARAGVEIEREARRVTIHAIDIVEGEHDRWTLDVRCSKGTYIRTLAEDIGRALGCGAHLAALRRTGSGALKLDQAVTLEALEGMSEAERDAQLLDADALIADCPAVRLDAENAARFLSGLRRRLELADADCVRVFGPEPKAFLGAGHIAAGELISTRLLSPIEVQGLLTERTA, encoded by the coding sequence ATGAACGCGCCGCGCGCCCGCATCCAGCGCCGTGCCGTGCACGGTGTGCTGCTGCTCGACAAGCCGCTGGGCCTGTCGAGCAACGATGCGCTGCAGAAGGCCAAGCGACTATTCCGCGCCGAGAAGGCCGGCCACACCGGAACGCTCGATCCGCTGGCCAGCGGGCTGCTGCCGCTGTGCTTCGGCGCCGCCACCAAGTTCTCGCAGGTCAGCCTCGACGCCGACAAGCGCTACGTGGCCACGCTCCAGCTGGGCGAGACGCGCGTCGGCGGCGACCTGGAAGGCGAGGTCATCGAGCGCCGGCCCGTGTCTGTCACCGCGGCGGACCTCCGCTCCGCGTGCGACCGCTTCACTGGCGCGATCGAGCAGGTGCCGCCGATGCACTCGGCACTCAAGCACGAAGGCAAGGCGCTCTATGAATACGCCCGCGCCGGTGTCGAGATCGAGCGCGAAGCGCGCCGCGTGACGATCCACGCCATTGACATCGTCGAGGGCGAGCACGACCGCTGGACGCTCGACGTGCGTTGCAGCAAGGGCACCTACATCCGCACGCTGGCCGAGGACATCGGCCGCGCGCTGGGCTGCGGCGCACACCTCGCGGCGCTGCGTCGCACCGGCTCCGGCGCCTTGAAGCTCGATCAGGCCGTGACGCTCGAAGCACTCGAGGGCATGAGCGAAGCCGAACGCGACGCGCAATTGCTCGACGCCGACGCACTGATCGCCGACTGCCCCGCGGTGCGCCTGGATGCCGAGAACGCCGCGCGATTCCTCAGCGGCTTGCGCCGCCGCCTCGAACTCGCCGACGCTGACTGCGTGCGCGTGTTCGGCCCCGAACCCAAGGCTTTCCTCGGTGCGGGCCACATCGCCGCCGGCGAACTCATTTCCACCAGGCTGCTCAGCCCGATCGAGGTGCAAGGCCTCCTGACTGAAAGAACCGCATGA
- the rbfA gene encoding 30S ribosome-binding factor RbfA gives MRHKRSIPNRGFRIADQIQRDLAELIRELKDPRIGMVTLHAVEVTADYAHAKVFFSVLVGDAQECETALNEAAGFLRNGLFKRLQIHTVPTLHFHFDRTTERAAELSLLIQQANATRAKED, from the coding sequence ATGCGACACAAACGATCCATCCCCAACCGCGGCTTCCGCATCGCCGACCAGATCCAGCGCGATCTGGCCGAGCTGATCCGCGAGCTGAAGGACCCGCGCATCGGCATGGTCACGCTGCACGCGGTCGAGGTGACGGCCGACTACGCGCACGCCAAGGTGTTCTTCTCGGTGCTGGTGGGCGACGCGCAGGAGTGCGAGACCGCGCTGAACGAGGCTGCCGGATTCCTGCGCAACGGCCTGTTCAAGCGGCTGCAGATCCATACCGTGCCGACGCTGCATTTCCACTTCGACCGCACCACCGAGCGTGCCGCCGAGCTCAGCCTGCTGATCCAGCAGGCCAATGCCACGCGCGCCAAGGAAGACTGA
- the infB gene encoding translation initiation factor IF-2, producing the protein MASTTVAQLAAELNRPAAALLEQLQSAGVKKASTDDTLSESDKERLLDFLRTSHGTAGAERKKITLTRKSTSEIKQADSSGKARTIQVEVRKKRTFVKRDDAPATEESAVPVIDEAELQRREEEARAQAELLRRQEEDLAEKRRLREEQEQRDREAAEARAAEAARKAAEEAAAALAAAAAKPEPKSAGKAAAAAAEAAPAAAAPAAPAEPPKPVLRVIKAADVANEEVQRAADLAKRRKAAEDEAKAIREMMNAPKKVLVAKKPEEPPKPVAEIKGTIHKKVGAPGAPTTTTAGAAKPGDKKSVKSEKLSSSWADDAAKKRSALKGRTDGAAGGARAGWRAPRGGRRGERSDGSQSNFVAPAEQQTQEVHIPETISVADLAHKMSVKASEVIKQLMKLGQMVTINQQLDQETAMIVVEEMGHKALAAKLDDPEAFLEEEQAEQEHEETTRAPVVTVMGHVDHGKTSLLDYIRTSRVAAGEAGGITQHIGAYHVQTPRGMITFLDTPGHAAFTAMRARGAKATDIVILVVAADDGVMPQTKEAIHHAKAAKVPIVVAMNKIDKPEANAERVKSELVAEQVVPEDFGGDSPFVPVSAKTGQGIDALLEQVLLQAEVLELKAAKDAPAKGLVIEAQLDKGRGPVATVLVQSGTLKKGDVVLAGSSYGRVRAMLDEDGKPTDTAGPSIPVEIQGLTEVPQAGDEFMVLADERRAREIATFRQGKYRDVKLAKRQAANLENMMEQMGQGSAQTLALIIKADVQGSQEALAQSLLKLSTDEVKVQVVHAAVGGISESDVNLAIASKAIIIGFNTRADAGARKLAENNGVDIRYYNIIYDAVDEVKAAMTGMLAPEQREELIGTAEIRTVFVASKIGTVAGSMITAGVVRRGARFRLLRENVVVYTGEIESVRRLKDDVREVATGFECGIKLKNYNEIKEGDQLEFFEVKEVARTL; encoded by the coding sequence ATGGCTTCGACTACCGTCGCCCAACTCGCCGCCGAGCTCAATCGCCCGGCCGCGGCGCTGCTCGAGCAGCTGCAGTCGGCCGGCGTCAAGAAGGCGTCGACGGACGACACGCTCAGCGAGTCGGACAAGGAACGCCTGCTCGACTTCCTGCGCACCTCGCACGGCACCGCCGGCGCGGAGCGCAAGAAGATCACGCTGACCCGCAAGTCGACCAGCGAGATCAAGCAGGCCGATTCGAGCGGCAAGGCACGCACGATCCAGGTCGAAGTGCGCAAGAAGCGCACCTTCGTCAAGCGAGACGACGCGCCGGCCACCGAAGAATCCGCAGTGCCGGTGATCGACGAAGCCGAACTGCAGCGCCGCGAGGAAGAAGCGCGCGCCCAGGCCGAGTTGCTGCGTCGCCAGGAAGAAGACCTGGCCGAGAAGCGCCGCCTGCGCGAAGAGCAGGAACAGCGTGACCGCGAAGCCGCAGAAGCGCGCGCCGCCGAGGCCGCCCGCAAGGCCGCCGAGGAGGCCGCCGCCGCGCTGGCCGCCGCTGCCGCCAAGCCCGAGCCCAAGTCTGCGGGCAAGGCTGCCGCCGCTGCGGCCGAAGCCGCTCCGGCCGCCGCCGCCCCCGCAGCGCCGGCCGAGCCGCCCAAGCCCGTGCTGCGCGTCATCAAGGCCGCCGACGTCGCCAACGAGGAGGTGCAGCGCGCCGCCGATCTGGCCAAGCGCCGCAAGGCCGCCGAAGACGAAGCGAAGGCGATTCGCGAGATGATGAACGCGCCGAAGAAGGTGCTCGTCGCGAAGAAGCCCGAGGAGCCGCCGAAGCCGGTCGCCGAGATCAAGGGCACGATCCACAAGAAGGTCGGCGCGCCCGGCGCACCGACCACGACCACGGCCGGCGCCGCCAAGCCGGGCGACAAGAAGTCCGTCAAGTCCGAGAAGCTGTCGTCCAGCTGGGCCGACGATGCCGCCAAGAAGCGCTCGGCGCTGAAGGGCCGCACCGATGGCGCGGCCGGTGGCGCACGCGCCGGCTGGCGCGCGCCTCGCGGCGGCCGCCGCGGCGAGCGCAGCGACGGTTCGCAGTCGAACTTCGTGGCCCCGGCCGAGCAGCAGACGCAGGAAGTGCACATTCCCGAAACCATCAGCGTGGCCGACCTGGCGCACAAGATGTCGGTGAAGGCGTCCGAGGTCATCAAGCAGCTGATGAAGCTGGGCCAGATGGTCACCATCAACCAGCAGCTCGACCAGGAGACGGCGATGATCGTCGTCGAGGAAATGGGCCACAAGGCGCTGGCGGCCAAGCTGGACGACCCGGAGGCCTTCCTCGAGGAAGAGCAAGCCGAGCAGGAACACGAAGAGACGACCCGCGCACCGGTGGTCACGGTGATGGGCCACGTCGACCACGGCAAGACCTCGCTGCTGGACTACATCCGCACCAGCCGCGTCGCGGCCGGCGAGGCGGGCGGCATCACGCAGCACATCGGCGCCTACCACGTGCAGACGCCGCGCGGCATGATCACCTTCCTCGACACCCCGGGCCACGCCGCGTTCACCGCGATGCGTGCGCGCGGCGCCAAGGCCACCGACATCGTCATCCTGGTGGTGGCGGCGGACGACGGCGTGATGCCGCAGACCAAGGAAGCCATCCACCACGCGAAGGCCGCCAAGGTGCCGATCGTCGTGGCGATGAACAAGATCGACAAGCCCGAGGCGAATGCCGAGCGCGTGAAGAGCGAGCTCGTCGCCGAGCAGGTCGTGCCCGAGGATTTCGGCGGCGATTCGCCGTTCGTCCCGGTGTCGGCCAAGACCGGCCAGGGCATCGACGCGCTGCTCGAGCAGGTGCTGCTGCAGGCCGAGGTGCTGGAGCTCAAGGCGGCCAAGGATGCGCCGGCCAAGGGCCTGGTCATCGAAGCGCAGCTCGACAAGGGCCGCGGCCCGGTCGCCACGGTGCTGGTGCAAAGCGGGACGCTGAAGAAGGGTGACGTGGTGCTGGCGGGATCGAGCTACGGCCGCGTGCGCGCCATGCTCGACGAGGACGGCAAGCCGACCGACACGGCCGGCCCGTCGATCCCGGTCGAGATCCAGGGCCTGACCGAGGTGCCGCAAGCCGGCGACGAGTTCATGGTGCTGGCGGACGAGCGCCGTGCGCGCGAGATCGCCACTTTCCGCCAGGGCAAGTACCGCGACGTGAAGCTGGCCAAGCGCCAGGCCGCCAACCTCGAGAACATGATGGAGCAGATGGGTCAGGGCAGCGCCCAGACCCTGGCGCTGATCATCAAGGCCGACGTGCAGGGTTCGCAGGAAGCGCTGGCGCAGTCGCTGCTCAAGCTCTCGACCGACGAGGTCAAGGTGCAGGTGGTGCATGCAGCCGTCGGCGGCATCAGCGAATCCGACGTCAACCTGGCGATCGCCTCCAAGGCCATCATCATCGGCTTCAACACGCGGGCCGATGCCGGCGCGCGCAAGCTGGCCGAGAACAACGGCGTCGACATCCGCTACTACAACATCATCTACGACGCGGTCGACGAGGTGAAGGCGGCGATGACCGGCATGCTGGCGCCGGAGCAGCGCGAGGAGCTGATCGGCACGGCCGAGATCCGCACGGTGTTCGTGGCCTCGAAGATCGGCACGGTGGCCGGCTCGATGATCACCGCCGGCGTGGTTCGCCGCGGCGCGCGCTTCCGCCTGCTGCGAGAGAACGTCGTGGTCTACACCGGCGAGATCGAATCGGTGCGCCGCCTGAAGGACGACGTCCGCGAGGTCGCCACCGGCTTCGAGTGCGGCATCAAGCTGAAGAACTACAACGAGATCAAGGAAGGCGATCAGCTCGAGTTCTTCGAGGTCAAGGAAGTGGCTCGAACGCTGTAA